Proteins found in one Thermus islandicus DSM 21543 genomic segment:
- a CDS encoding CBS and ACT domain-containing protein — protein MLVRDWMTRDPLTVTPDTPVLEAIHLLRQRGFRRLPVMRDGKLVGLVTDKDLKDAMPSKATTLSVWEMNYLLSKLPVEEVMAKPVITIAADEPLEKAALLMEEKKIGGLPVMEGERLVGIITVTDVLRAFIEALGLRLGGLRITVDIPDVPGALAQMARAVPPANIVSIATAAHLPGYQRLVMRVVGEDVAGVPERLKAAGERVVDVRSG, from the coding sequence ATGCTGGTCAGGGACTGGATGACGCGGGACCCCCTTACCGTCACCCCCGACACCCCGGTGTTGGAGGCCATCCACCTGCTTCGGCAGAGGGGCTTCCGTCGCCTCCCCGTGATGAGGGACGGGAAGCTCGTGGGCCTGGTGACGGACAAGGACCTCAAGGACGCCATGCCCTCCAAGGCCACCACCCTTTCCGTCTGGGAGATGAACTACCTGCTCTCCAAGCTCCCCGTGGAGGAGGTGATGGCCAAACCGGTGATCACCATCGCGGCCGACGAGCCCCTGGAAAAGGCCGCCCTCCTCATGGAGGAGAAGAAGATCGGGGGCCTCCCGGTGATGGAGGGGGAAAGGCTTGTGGGCATCATCACCGTCACCGACGTCCTTCGGGCCTTTATTGAAGCCCTGGGCTTGAGGCTTGGGGGCCTGCGCATCACCGTGGACATTCCCGATGTGCCCGGGGCCTTGGCCCAGATGGCCCGGGCCGTGCCCCCAGCCAACATCGTTTCCATCGCCACCGCGGCCCACCTTCCGGGCTACCAGCGCCTGGTGATGCGGGTGGTGGGGGAGGACGTGGCGGGGGTACCGGAAAGGCTCAAGGCCGCGGGGGAGCGGGTGGTGGACGTGCGCTCCGGCTGA
- a CDS encoding OmpH family outer membrane protein, with amino-acid sequence MKRFSPALLLLALGALLTPMLAQNKNVASRVGFVDADALVQAHPDYKKVQELQAQARKELAPLEEKLKPLDQKVRSGQATAKERQDYEALMKTYQDTLKRWQERQNPVLKPILEEVDQAIAKVAKAQGFAVVMSRQVAAQSGLVVYADEETDLTQAVIRELKR; translated from the coding sequence ATGAAGCGCTTTTCCCCGGCCCTCCTTCTTCTGGCCCTGGGCGCCCTCCTTACCCCCATGCTGGCCCAGAACAAAAACGTGGCCAGCCGCGTGGGCTTCGTGGACGCCGATGCCCTGGTCCAGGCCCACCCCGACTACAAGAAGGTGCAGGAGCTCCAGGCCCAGGCCCGCAAGGAGCTCGCCCCCCTCGAGGAGAAGCTCAAGCCCCTGGACCAGAAGGTGCGCTCCGGACAGGCCACCGCCAAGGAGCGCCAGGATTACGAGGCCCTGATGAAGACCTATCAGGACACCCTCAAGCGCTGGCAGGAACGGCAGAACCCGGTGCTCAAGCCCATCCTGGAGGAGGTGGACCAGGCCATCGCCAAGGTGGCCAAGGCCCAGGGCTTCGCCGTGGTCATGAGCCGGCAGGTGGCGGCCCAGTCGGGCCTGGTGGTCTACGCCGACGAGGAAACCGACCTCACCCAGGCGGTCATCCGGGAGCTGAAGCGCTAA
- the speE gene encoding polyamine aminopropyltransferase: MDYGMYFFEHITPFETMVRRMERVIASGRTRYQDYFLFETKGFGKVLVLDKDVQSTERDEYIYHETLVHPAMLAHPEPKAVLVVGGGEGATLREVLKHPTVEKAVMVDIDGELVEVAKAHMPEWHQGAFEDPRTVLVIEDARAYLERNPDTYDVILIDLTDPVGEENPARLLYTVEFYRLVKSRLNPGGVMGMQAGMIMLTHHRIHPVVHRTVREAFRYVRSYKNHIPGFFLNFGFLLASDAFDPAAFSEGVMEARIRERGLPLRHLSAPYLEAMFVLPKDLEEAIAQETLVSTDQNPFYVTPEGEARQAPLPG, encoded by the coding sequence ATGGACTACGGCATGTACTTCTTTGAGCACATCACCCCTTTTGAAACCATGGTGCGCCGCATGGAGCGGGTCATCGCCTCGGGGCGCACCCGCTACCAGGACTATTTCCTCTTTGAGACCAAGGGCTTTGGCAAGGTTCTGGTCTTGGACAAGGACGTGCAGAGCACGGAGCGGGACGAGTACATCTACCACGAGACCCTGGTCCACCCCGCCATGCTCGCCCACCCCGAGCCCAAGGCGGTGCTCGTGGTGGGGGGCGGGGAAGGGGCTACCCTGAGGGAGGTCCTCAAGCACCCCACGGTGGAAAAGGCGGTCATGGTGGACATCGACGGGGAGCTCGTGGAGGTGGCCAAGGCCCACATGCCCGAGTGGCACCAGGGGGCCTTTGAGGACCCCCGCACCGTCTTGGTCATCGAGGACGCCCGGGCCTACCTGGAGCGGAACCCGGACACCTACGACGTGATCCTCATTGACCTCACCGACCCCGTGGGGGAGGAGAACCCGGCCAGGCTGCTCTACACCGTGGAGTTCTACCGCCTGGTGAAGAGCCGGCTGAACCCAGGCGGGGTCATGGGGATGCAGGCGGGGATGATCATGCTCACCCACCACCGGATCCACCCCGTGGTCCACCGGACGGTGCGGGAGGCCTTCCGCTATGTGCGGAGCTATAAAAACCACATCCCGGGCTTCTTCTTGAACTTCGGCTTCCTCCTGGCCTCCGACGCCTTTGACCCCGCAGCCTTCTCGGAAGGGGTCATGGAGGCCCGGATCCGCGAGCGGGGCCTCCCCTTGCGCCACCTTTCCGCCCCCTACCTCGAGGCCATGTTCGTCCTCCCCAAGGACCTGGAGGAGGCCATCGCCCAGGAAACCTTGGTCTCCACCGATCAAAACCCCTTTTACGTCACCCCTGAGGGGGAGGCCCGGCAGGCTCCCCTCCCGGGCTAA
- the speD gene encoding S-adenosylmethionine decarboxylase — translation METVPGGRWVAEIYGCDLDVLENPKMVEAALLDAVMRLGAPRESAQSVVYKFHPQGLSAAVVSPVAAVMIHTWPEDGASATLDLYFYRDGVDPEEVLKGLSRAFGAKEESAFRYWRGTEHAIKRRAFGAQKEG, via the coding sequence GTGGAAACGGTGCCGGGCGGGCGCTGGGTGGCGGAGATCTACGGCTGCGACCTGGACGTGCTGGAGAACCCCAAAATGGTGGAGGCCGCCCTTCTGGACGCGGTGATGCGTCTGGGCGCCCCTAGGGAATCGGCCCAGTCCGTGGTCTACAAGTTCCACCCCCAGGGGCTTTCGGCGGCGGTGGTGAGCCCCGTGGCCGCGGTGATGATCCACACCTGGCCTGAGGACGGCGCCTCGGCCACCCTGGACCTCTACTTCTACCGGGACGGGGTGGACCCGGAGGAGGTCCTGAAGGGGCTCTCTCGGGCCTTTGGGGCCAAGGAGGAGTCCGCCTTCCGCTACTGGCGGGGCACGGAGCACGCCATCAAGCGCCGCGCCTTCGGCGCGCAAAAGGAGGGTTAG
- the pheA gene encoding prephenate dehydratase: MRIAFQGTEGAYSEEALLKTFPGATPLGFPTFHQVFEAVESGEAELGVVPVENTTAGSINQTYDLLLESDLHVVGEIVHRVEHCLLAPEGTELTELKAVKSHPQALAQCDGFLARLRLAPIPVYDTAGAARALAENPEPGVGAIASRRAAELYGLRVLAENIEDYPHNYTRFFVIGREEAPKGEGPYKTSIVFAVRHRPGGLLEALQVFAEAGVNLTKLESRPRRDRPFSYLFYLDLEGHLEEPGPAQALLGLLRRAAFLKVLGSYPAYRNGA; this comes from the coding sequence ATGAGGATCGCCTTTCAGGGAACCGAGGGGGCCTACAGCGAGGAGGCCCTGCTCAAGACCTTTCCCGGGGCCACGCCCCTAGGGTTCCCCACCTTCCATCAGGTCTTTGAGGCGGTGGAGTCGGGAGAGGCCGAGCTGGGGGTGGTGCCCGTGGAGAACACCACCGCCGGCAGCATCAACCAGACCTACGACCTCCTCCTGGAAAGCGACCTCCACGTGGTAGGCGAGATCGTCCACCGGGTGGAGCACTGCCTCCTCGCCCCCGAAGGTACCGAGCTCACCGAGCTCAAGGCGGTGAAGAGCCATCCCCAGGCCCTGGCCCAGTGCGACGGGTTCCTGGCCCGCCTACGCCTCGCCCCGATCCCCGTCTACGACACGGCGGGGGCGGCCCGGGCCCTGGCAGAAAACCCTGAGCCCGGGGTAGGGGCCATCGCCTCGAGGCGGGCCGCGGAGCTCTACGGGCTTAGGGTGCTGGCGGAGAACATTGAGGACTATCCCCACAACTACACCCGCTTCTTCGTGATCGGGCGGGAAGAGGCCCCAAAGGGGGAAGGCCCCTACAAGACCAGCATCGTCTTCGCCGTAAGGCACCGCCCCGGGGGCCTTCTGGAGGCTCTACAGGTCTTTGCCGAAGCCGGGGTGAACCTCACCAAGCTGGAGTCCAGGCCCAGGCGGGACAGGCCCTTCAGCTACCTCTTTTACCTGGACCTCGAGGGCCATCTGGAAGAGCCGGGGCCCGCCCAGGCCCTTTTGGGGCTCCTACGGCGGGCGGCCTTTCTCAAGGTCTTAGGCTCCTACCCCGCCTACCGGAACGGCGCTTAA
- a CDS encoding YebC/PmpR family DNA-binding transcriptional regulator translates to MAGHSKWAQIKRKKAANDLKRGKIISKHLRAIQAAARAGGSPYPEANVQLRNAIEAARAEDVPMENIERLLQKLQGGGEGAEQYEEVVYEGYAPGGVAVLVYALTDNRNRTASEVRHVFTKHGGSLGTSGSVAWQFERKGILVCENSEAAQEAAIELGAWDLEEEGESLTVYTDPADVYRIAEELRRRGVRVEAVEVAQHPQNTVTLSPEEAAKVMRLVEALEDLDDVQHVYTNLDPAGLQVEA, encoded by the coding sequence ATGGCCGGTCATAGCAAGTGGGCCCAGATCAAGCGGAAGAAGGCCGCGAACGACCTGAAGCGCGGCAAGATCATCTCCAAGCACCTTAGGGCCATCCAGGCAGCGGCCCGGGCCGGAGGAAGCCCTTACCCCGAGGCCAACGTACAGCTACGGAACGCCATTGAGGCCGCCCGGGCCGAGGACGTGCCCATGGAGAACATTGAGCGCCTCCTGCAGAAGCTCCAAGGGGGCGGGGAGGGCGCGGAGCAGTACGAAGAGGTGGTCTACGAGGGGTACGCCCCCGGGGGGGTGGCCGTCTTGGTCTACGCCCTCACCGACAACCGCAACCGCACCGCCAGCGAGGTGCGCCACGTTTTCACCAAGCACGGGGGCTCCTTGGGCACCTCCGGAAGCGTGGCCTGGCAGTTTGAACGGAAAGGGATCCTCGTCTGTGAGAACAGCGAGGCCGCCCAGGAGGCCGCCATTGAGCTTGGGGCCTGGGACCTGGAGGAGGAAGGGGAAAGCCTCACCGTGTACACCGATCCGGCCGACGTCTACCGCATCGCCGAGGAGCTGCGGCGGCGGGGCGTGCGGGTGGAGGCGGTGGAGGTGGCCCAGCACCCGCAGAACACCGTAACCCTTTCCCCGGAGGAGGCGGCCAAGGTGATGCGCCTGGTGGAGGCGCTAGAGGACCTGGACGACGTCCAGCACGTCTACACCAACCTAGACCCCGCGGGCCTCCAGGTGGAGGCCTAG
- a CDS encoding cation:proton antiporter family protein has translation MEALWVGATFALGLLASRLGFPPLVGYLGAGFALHALGFRETPFLRQAAEVGVLLLLFSVGVKLRLKDLLEARALGAGSLLLVLFSLLAFPWVKTLPLALALGFSSTVLVAKILEDKRELTTYHGRLSIGILVLQDLVAVGLLALYGAHGPSPWAALLLFLPLLRRGTAWLLERSGHEELLVLFGLGLALLGGESFRWLGLPPELGALVAGALLSGHPKGTEMGKALWSLKEAFLVAFFLEIGMRQGLAGVDWGLVLSLLLLSLLKAPLYLALLLLLGLRARTSFVAGLYLANASEFALIVGVALEKQGALPGGLATLALTVALSMLLSAPLARQSHGLYKRLERFLLPWERRGVHPDQEPERLDGATVLVVGMGRTGGAVYRVLEAQGERPFGLDADPEKVERHRAKGRKVLYGDAEDPELWERLDLSGLKAVVLAMPDLEAKLLAARWLKERGFRGLVAATSFHLEEDPALKGAGVTLLFHPFREAGERLAERVLEALAIMGGVSHGRS, from the coding sequence ATGGAAGCCCTCTGGGTGGGCGCGACCTTCGCCCTGGGCCTTCTCGCAAGCCGCCTGGGTTTCCCGCCCCTGGTGGGCTACCTGGGGGCAGGGTTTGCCCTCCACGCCCTGGGCTTCCGGGAGACGCCCTTCCTGCGCCAGGCGGCGGAGGTGGGGGTTCTCCTCCTCCTCTTCAGCGTGGGGGTAAAGCTCAGGCTCAAGGATCTCCTCGAGGCCCGGGCCCTGGGAGCAGGAAGCCTCCTCCTCGTCCTCTTCAGCCTCCTGGCCTTTCCTTGGGTGAAAACCCTTCCCCTGGCCCTAGCCCTGGGCTTCTCCAGCACGGTGCTGGTGGCCAAGATCCTGGAGGACAAGAGGGAGCTCACCACCTACCACGGGAGGCTTTCCATCGGCATCCTGGTCCTGCAGGACCTGGTGGCCGTGGGCCTCCTCGCCCTTTACGGGGCCCACGGCCCAAGCCCCTGGGCAGCCCTCCTCCTCTTCCTGCCCCTTTTGCGCCGGGGAACGGCTTGGCTCCTAGAGCGAAGCGGGCATGAGGAGCTTTTGGTCCTCTTCGGTCTCGGGCTCGCCCTCCTAGGCGGGGAAAGCTTCCGTTGGCTTGGGCTTCCCCCCGAGCTCGGGGCCCTGGTGGCGGGGGCCCTCCTTTCCGGCCACCCCAAGGGCACGGAGATGGGCAAGGCCCTCTGGAGCCTGAAGGAAGCCTTCCTTGTAGCCTTTTTCCTGGAGATCGGCATGCGGCAGGGCCTGGCCGGGGTGGACTGGGGCTTGGTCCTCAGCCTCCTCCTCCTCTCCCTGCTCAAGGCCCCCCTGTACCTCGCCCTCCTCCTCCTCCTCGGCCTCAGGGCCCGCACCAGCTTCGTGGCGGGGCTCTACCTCGCTAACGCCTCGGAGTTCGCCCTGATCGTGGGCGTGGCCCTGGAAAAGCAGGGGGCCCTGCCAGGGGGCCTGGCCACCCTGGCCCTCACCGTGGCCCTCTCCATGCTCCTCTCCGCCCCCCTGGCCCGGCAGAGCCACGGGCTCTACAAGCGCTTAGAACGCTTCCTCCTGCCCTGGGAACGCCGGGGCGTCCACCCCGATCAGGAACCCGAGCGCCTGGATGGGGCCACGGTGCTGGTGGTGGGTATGGGACGCACCGGAGGGGCGGTCTACCGGGTGCTGGAGGCCCAAGGGGAGCGGCCCTTCGGCCTGGACGCCGACCCCGAGAAGGTGGAGCGCCACCGGGCCAAGGGGAGGAAGGTCCTCTACGGGGACGCAGAGGACCCGGAGCTTTGGGAAAGGCTGGACCTTTCGGGGCTGAAGGCGGTGGTGTTGGCCATGCCGGACCTCGAGGCCAAGCTCCTCGCCGCCCGCTGGCTTAAGGAGCGGGGCTTCCGGGGTCTGGTGGCCGCCACCAGCTTCCACCTGGAGGAGGACCCAGCCCTTAAGGGGGCGGGGGTCACCCTCCTCTTCCACCCCTTCCGCGAGGCGGGGGAACGCCTGGCGGAGAGGGTTCTGGAGGCGCTGGCTATAATGGGTGGGGTGAGCCATGGCCGGTCATAG
- a CDS encoding DNA translocase FtsK: MAKRKPAKPTRNRDLEALSALAGGAGFFLLSPLLLPTAALGEFLEEHFYRFLGLPAYLVPFGLFLLAYALYRHHPLKPLLRHLLHAHLLAFALTPLLGPLSGRLGEGWRRALEAQAGALGLLFPALLASLVLDLWRGRPPFHLLLGLLRLGVEGVRRGRYGVKTLLLKAQIARLARLYPEHTALKALGESLSPEELPEVEQALRAFLAERAKELEKRLGEEQRPLEPRLQALLQGLKTPVAGTGPLRDALEERRAALLLEAQALRARLKALSALPRVSPSLRGLLRGKRLLEERRARWEEASGLLMDLEERFGELSRWLAFLAAHPEAEKEALKALLTGSPPPKEAPPPAPEPEPFDLDLVFPEPVREERPQEKTPPAPAALALPPPDLLDPPEPKGTSRALEEEAERLKRAIGETLRQFGVQAEVVGHARGPSVTRYELLPAPGEKISRIQSLQNDLARALAVGAVRIEAPIPGKHTVGLEVPNPKREVVRLSEAILSPAFQHAKGLLPLVLGKSIEGEIWVRDLARMPHLLIAGSTGSGKSVAINALIASLLYRHLPTSLRLLLIDPKMVELTPYEGIPHLVRPVVTSPEEAAGVLQGAVAHMERRYRMMSGVGARNLEQYNAKVGPEEALPYLVIVVDELADLMMTAPKEVEAAILRLAQMARATGMHLILATQRPSVDILTSLIKVNIPARLAFAVSSGFDSRTILDTQGAEKLIGQGDALFHQPGLPKPVRLQVPYISEEEVARLAGFLRGQSHEDRFAEAYASDFEPPRLPEGGGVGEVDFSDPLLKKAAEIVVEEGYGSVSRLQRRLSVGHARAGKLMDALEAMGIVGPARGSKPREVLITKEQLKDFFG, translated from the coding sequence ATGGCTAAGCGGAAGCCCGCGAAGCCCACGCGCAACCGCGACCTCGAGGCCCTCTCTGCCCTGGCGGGAGGGGCGGGCTTTTTCCTCCTCTCCCCCCTCCTCCTTCCCACCGCCGCCCTGGGGGAGTTCTTAGAGGAGCACTTCTACCGCTTCCTGGGGCTTCCCGCTTACCTGGTGCCCTTCGGCCTCTTCCTCCTGGCCTACGCGCTATACCGCCACCATCCCCTTAAGCCCCTCCTCCGGCACCTCCTCCACGCCCACCTCCTGGCCTTCGCCCTCACTCCCCTCCTCGGCCCCCTCTCGGGAAGGCTGGGGGAGGGCTGGAGGCGGGCCCTCGAGGCCCAGGCGGGGGCCCTCGGCCTCCTCTTCCCCGCCCTCCTCGCCTCCTTGGTCCTGGACCTCTGGCGGGGAAGGCCCCCCTTCCACCTGCTCCTCGGCCTGCTGCGCCTCGGGGTGGAAGGGGTACGCCGGGGGCGCTACGGGGTGAAGACCCTCCTCCTCAAGGCCCAAATCGCCCGCCTGGCCCGCCTCTACCCCGAACACACCGCCCTCAAGGCCCTGGGCGAAAGCCTCTCCCCCGAGGAGCTCCCCGAGGTGGAGCAGGCCCTTAGGGCCTTCCTGGCCGAGCGGGCCAAGGAGCTGGAAAAGCGGCTGGGGGAGGAGCAACGCCCGCTAGAGCCCAGGCTCCAGGCCCTCCTCCAGGGCCTGAAAACCCCCGTGGCCGGAACAGGCCCCTTGCGGGACGCCCTGGAGGAGAGGCGGGCCGCCCTGCTCCTCGAGGCCCAGGCCCTCCGGGCCAGGCTCAAAGCCCTCTCCGCCCTTCCCCGGGTGTCCCCGAGCCTCCGGGGCCTCCTCCGGGGAAAGAGGCTCCTGGAGGAAAGAAGGGCCCGCTGGGAGGAGGCCTCCGGCCTGCTCATGGACCTGGAGGAGCGCTTTGGGGAGCTTTCCCGCTGGCTGGCCTTTCTCGCCGCCCACCCCGAGGCAGAGAAGGAGGCCCTCAAGGCCCTCCTCACGGGAAGCCCGCCCCCCAAGGAGGCCCCACCCCCAGCCCCGGAACCCGAGCCCTTTGACCTGGACTTGGTCTTCCCCGAGCCCGTTCGGGAGGAAAGGCCCCAGGAGAAGACCCCGCCCGCCCCCGCCGCCCTCGCCCTCCCTCCCCCTGACCTCCTGGACCCGCCCGAGCCCAAGGGGACGAGCCGGGCCCTGGAGGAAGAGGCGGAGCGCCTGAAGCGGGCCATCGGGGAAACCCTAAGGCAGTTCGGGGTCCAGGCCGAGGTGGTGGGCCACGCCCGGGGGCCCTCGGTGACCCGCTACGAGCTCCTCCCCGCCCCGGGGGAGAAAATCAGCCGCATCCAGAGCCTTCAGAACGACCTGGCCCGGGCCCTGGCGGTGGGGGCGGTACGCATAGAGGCTCCCATCCCCGGGAAGCACACCGTGGGCCTCGAGGTGCCGAACCCCAAGCGCGAGGTGGTGCGCCTCTCCGAGGCCATCCTCTCCCCCGCCTTCCAGCACGCCAAGGGCCTCCTCCCCCTGGTCCTGGGCAAGAGCATAGAGGGGGAGATCTGGGTGCGGGACCTCGCCCGAATGCCCCACCTCCTCATCGCTGGCTCCACGGGAAGCGGCAAGAGCGTGGCCATCAACGCCCTCATCGCAAGCCTCCTCTACCGGCACCTCCCCACCTCCTTGCGCCTCCTCCTCATTGACCCAAAGATGGTGGAACTCACCCCCTACGAGGGGATCCCCCACCTGGTGCGCCCCGTGGTGACGAGCCCAGAGGAGGCCGCCGGTGTGCTCCAAGGGGCCGTGGCCCACATGGAAAGGCGCTACCGGATGATGAGCGGGGTGGGGGCGAGGAACCTGGAGCAGTACAACGCCAAGGTGGGCCCCGAGGAGGCCCTCCCCTACCTGGTCATCGTGGTGGACGAGCTGGCCGACCTCATGATGACCGCCCCCAAGGAGGTGGAGGCGGCCATCCTGCGCCTCGCCCAGATGGCCCGGGCCACGGGGATGCACCTCATCCTCGCCACCCAGCGCCCCAGCGTGGACATCCTCACCTCCCTCATCAAGGTGAACATCCCCGCCCGGCTGGCCTTCGCCGTCTCCAGCGGCTTTGATTCCCGCACCATCCTGGACACCCAAGGGGCGGAGAAGCTCATCGGCCAGGGGGACGCCCTCTTCCACCAGCCGGGCCTCCCCAAGCCCGTGCGCCTCCAGGTGCCCTACATTTCCGAAGAGGAGGTGGCCCGCCTGGCCGGCTTCCTCCGGGGGCAAAGCCACGAGGACCGCTTCGCCGAGGCCTACGCCAGCGACTTTGAGCCCCCCAGGCTCCCGGAGGGAGGGGGCGTGGGCGAGGTGGACTTCTCCGACCCCCTCCTGAAGAAGGCGGCGGAGATCGTGGTGGAGGAGGGCTACGGCTCGGTGAGCCGCCTGCAGCGGCGGCTTTCTGTGGGCCACGCCCGCGCCGGCAAGCTCATGGACGCCCTCGAGGCCATGGGCATCGTGGGGCCGGCCCGGGGGTCCAAGCCCCGGGAGGTCCTCATCACCAAGGAGCAGCTCAAGGACTTCTTCGGCTGA
- a CDS encoding DsbA family protein, with protein sequence MPRVIVAVVMVLALVGLGWIFLGPKGKAGLDPARGARFALGREDAPLVVVDFSNYLCPHCQNHALNVLPRLKAEYIDTGKVRYLFRDFPFPGQANVIRASEAAACAAEEGRYYEYHEVLFRAAASWGGLEGPSLDRYLTDLAGQLGLNPKAFAECLASGRHREEVLADQKLATDLGLTGTPTFFIAGEKRTGFLPYEEWKALLDKALAEKK encoded by the coding sequence ATGCCGCGCGTCATCGTGGCCGTAGTGATGGTGCTCGCCCTGGTGGGCCTGGGCTGGATCTTCCTCGGTCCCAAAGGAAAAGCCGGCCTGGACCCCGCCCGGGGAGCCCGGTTCGCCTTGGGCCGGGAGGACGCCCCCCTCGTGGTGGTGGACTTCTCCAACTACCTCTGCCCCCACTGCCAGAACCACGCCCTAAACGTTCTTCCCCGGCTCAAGGCCGAGTACATAGACACGGGCAAGGTGCGCTACCTCTTTCGGGACTTCCCCTTCCCCGGCCAGGCGAACGTGATCCGGGCGAGCGAGGCCGCCGCCTGCGCCGCCGAAGAGGGCCGGTACTACGAGTACCACGAGGTCCTCTTCCGGGCGGCGGCGAGCTGGGGCGGCCTGGAGGGCCCCTCCCTGGACCGGTACCTCACCGACCTGGCCGGCCAGCTGGGGCTGAACCCAAAGGCCTTCGCGGAATGCCTAGCCTCGGGGCGGCACCGCGAAGAGGTCCTGGCCGACCAGAAGCTCGCCACCGACCTGGGCCTTACGGGCACCCCCACCTTCTTCATCGCGGGGGAGAAGCGCACGGGCTTCTTGCCCTACGAGGAGTGGAAGGCCCTCTTGGACAAGGCCTTGGCTGAGAAAAAGTAG